A window of Ranitomeya variabilis isolate aRanVar5 chromosome 2, aRanVar5.hap1, whole genome shotgun sequence contains these coding sequences:
- the LOC143803646 gene encoding calpain-2 catalytic subunit-like, producing the protein MSWEDFINEFSSLIICNQVPDFYDWGDKSKKWYTDMVRGRWTKDNFSWNHIDEDFFNMNPLYSITVTGSDGVKSGVNVVVSLMQASRNRYKYGDWLPIGFLLFKVCGSSPDDNSSTNRGGKQRKCMNST; encoded by the exons atgtCCTGGGAGGATTTTATTAATGAATTTTCCAGCCTCATTATCTGCAACCAAGttcctgatttttatgattggggaGATAAAAGCAAGAAATGGTACACAGATATGGTTCGAGGCCGATGGACAAAAGATAACTTTTCCTGGAATCATATCGATGAAG ATTTCTTCAACATGAACCCTCTGTACAGTATAACGGTGACCGGATCTGATGGAGTCAAGAGCGGAGTAAATGTGGTTGTATCTCTCATGCAAGCCAGCAGGAACCGCTACAAATATGGCGACTGGCTGCCCATCGGCTTTCTGTTATTTAAGGTATGTGGCTCTTCGCCCGACGATAATTCATCTACAAACAGAGGAGGAAAGCAGAGGAAATGTATGAACAGTACGTAG